One part of the Tachyglossus aculeatus isolate mTacAcu1 chromosome 26, mTacAcu1.pri, whole genome shotgun sequence genome encodes these proteins:
- the CSK gene encoding tyrosine-protein kinase CSK isoform X1, with the protein MSAVQAVWPSGTECIAKYNFHGTAEQDLPFCKGDVLTIVAVTKDPNWYKAKNNVGREGIIPANYVQKREGVKVGTKLSLMPWFHGKITREQAERLLYPPETGLFLVRESTNYPGDYTLCVSCEGKVEHYRIIYNASKLSIDEEVYFENLMQLVEHYTTDADGLCTRLIKPKLMEGTIAAQDEFSRSGWALNMKDLKLLQTIGKGEFGDVMLGDYRGKKVAVKCIKNDATAQAFLAEASVMTQLRHSNLVQLLGVIVEEKGGLYIVTEYMAKGSLVDYLRSRGRSVLGGDCLLKFSLDVCEAMEYLEANNFVHRDLAARNVLVSEDNVAKVSDFGLTKEASSTQDTGKLPVKWTAPEALREKQKFSTKSDVWSFGILLWEIYSFGRVPYPRIPLKDVVPRVEKGYKMDAPDGCPPAVYDVMKNCWQLDTTTRPSFLQLREQLEHIKAHELHL; encoded by the exons ATGTCAGCAGTACAG GCCGTGTGGCCATCCGGTACAGAATGTATTGCCAAGTACAATTTCCACGGCACAGCAGAGCAAGACCTGCCCTTCTGCAAGGGCGATGTTCTCaccatcgtcgccgtcaccaag GATCCTAACTGGTACAAAGCCAAAAATAATGTGGGCCGTGAAGGTATCATCCCTGCCAACTACGTCCAGAAGCGGGAAGGGGTGAAAGTGGGCACCAAACTGAGCCTTATGCC ctggTTCCACGGGAAAATCACACGGGAGCAGGCGGAGCGGCTGCTGTACCCGCCCGAGACGGGGCTGTTCCTGGTGCGGGAGAGCACCAACTATCCAGGGGACTACACGCTGTGCGTCAGCTGCGAGGGCAAGGTGGAGCACTACCGCATCATTTACAATGCCAGCAAACTGAGCATCGACGAGGAGGTCTACTTCGAGAACCTCATGCAGCTGGTGGAG CACTACACCACAGATGCAGACGGCCTCTGCACCCGCCTCATCAAGCCAAAGCTCATGGAGGGCACCATAGCGGCACAGGACGAGTTCTCCCGGA GTGGCTGGGCCCTCAACATGAAAGACTTGAAGCTGCTGCAGACCATTGGCAAGGGGGAGTTTGGAG ATGTGATGCTGGGGGACTACCGGGGAAAGAAAGTCGCCGTCAAGTGCATTAAGAACGACGCCACCGCCCAGGCTTTCCTGGCTGAGGCTTCTGTCATGAC GCAGCTCCGACACAGCAACCTGGTGCAGCTATTGGGCGTGATCGTGGAGGAAAAGGGCGGTCTCTACATTGTCACCGAGTACATGGCGAAG GGCAGCCTTGTGGATTACCTCCGTTCCCGGGGCCGATCGGTGCTGGGTGGAGACTGTCTGCTCAAGTTCTCCCT AGACGTCTGCGAGGCCATGGAGTACCTGGAGGCCAACAACTTTGTTCACCGAGACCTGGCAGCCCGCAACGTGCTGGTATCTGAGGACAACGTCGCCAAGGTCAGCGACTTTGGGCTCACCAAGGAGGCATCCAGCACTCAGGACACGGGCAAGCTGCCGGTCAAATGGACGGCCCCTGAAGCCCTGAGAGAGAAG CAGAAATTCTCCACCAAGTCAGATGTGTGGAGCTTCGGGATCCTCCTGTGGGAAATCTATTCCTTCGGGCGAGTGCCTTATCCAAGGATC CCTCTAAAGGATGTGGTCCCCCGAGTGGAGAAGGGCTACAAAATGGACGCCCCGGACGGCTGTCCACCGGCCGTGTACGACGTTATGAAGAACTGCTGGCAGCTGGACACGACCACGAGGCCCTCCTTCCTGCAGCTGCGGGAACAGCTAGAACATATCAAAGCTCATGAGCTCCACCTGTGA
- the CSK gene encoding tyrosine-protein kinase CSK isoform X2, whose amino-acid sequence MSAVQAVWPSGTECIAKYNFHGTAEQDLPFCKGDVLTIVAVTKDPNWYKAKNNVGREGIIPANYVQKREGVKVGTKLSLMPWFHGKITREQAERLLYPPETGLFLVRESTNYPGDYTLCVSCEGKVEHYRIIYNASKLSIDEEVYFENLMQLVEHYTTDADGLCTRLIKPKLMEGTIAAQDEFSRSGWALNMKDLKLLQTIGKGEFGDVMLGDYRGKKVAVKCIKNDATAQAFLAEASVMTQLRHSNLVQLLGVIVEEKGGLYIVTEYMAKGSLVDYLRSRGRSVLGGDCLLKFSLDVCEAMEYLEANNFVHRDLAARNVLVSEDNVAKVSDFGLTKEASSTQDTGKLPVKWTAPEALREKKFSTKSDVWSFGILLWEIYSFGRVPYPRIPLKDVVPRVEKGYKMDAPDGCPPAVYDVMKNCWQLDTTTRPSFLQLREQLEHIKAHELHL is encoded by the exons ATGTCAGCAGTACAG GCCGTGTGGCCATCCGGTACAGAATGTATTGCCAAGTACAATTTCCACGGCACAGCAGAGCAAGACCTGCCCTTCTGCAAGGGCGATGTTCTCaccatcgtcgccgtcaccaag GATCCTAACTGGTACAAAGCCAAAAATAATGTGGGCCGTGAAGGTATCATCCCTGCCAACTACGTCCAGAAGCGGGAAGGGGTGAAAGTGGGCACCAAACTGAGCCTTATGCC ctggTTCCACGGGAAAATCACACGGGAGCAGGCGGAGCGGCTGCTGTACCCGCCCGAGACGGGGCTGTTCCTGGTGCGGGAGAGCACCAACTATCCAGGGGACTACACGCTGTGCGTCAGCTGCGAGGGCAAGGTGGAGCACTACCGCATCATTTACAATGCCAGCAAACTGAGCATCGACGAGGAGGTCTACTTCGAGAACCTCATGCAGCTGGTGGAG CACTACACCACAGATGCAGACGGCCTCTGCACCCGCCTCATCAAGCCAAAGCTCATGGAGGGCACCATAGCGGCACAGGACGAGTTCTCCCGGA GTGGCTGGGCCCTCAACATGAAAGACTTGAAGCTGCTGCAGACCATTGGCAAGGGGGAGTTTGGAG ATGTGATGCTGGGGGACTACCGGGGAAAGAAAGTCGCCGTCAAGTGCATTAAGAACGACGCCACCGCCCAGGCTTTCCTGGCTGAGGCTTCTGTCATGAC GCAGCTCCGACACAGCAACCTGGTGCAGCTATTGGGCGTGATCGTGGAGGAAAAGGGCGGTCTCTACATTGTCACCGAGTACATGGCGAAG GGCAGCCTTGTGGATTACCTCCGTTCCCGGGGCCGATCGGTGCTGGGTGGAGACTGTCTGCTCAAGTTCTCCCT AGACGTCTGCGAGGCCATGGAGTACCTGGAGGCCAACAACTTTGTTCACCGAGACCTGGCAGCCCGCAACGTGCTGGTATCTGAGGACAACGTCGCCAAGGTCAGCGACTTTGGGCTCACCAAGGAGGCATCCAGCACTCAGGACACGGGCAAGCTGCCGGTCAAATGGACGGCCCCTGAAGCCCTGAGAGAGAAG AAATTCTCCACCAAGTCAGATGTGTGGAGCTTCGGGATCCTCCTGTGGGAAATCTATTCCTTCGGGCGAGTGCCTTATCCAAGGATC CCTCTAAAGGATGTGGTCCCCCGAGTGGAGAAGGGCTACAAAATGGACGCCCCGGACGGCTGTCCACCGGCCGTGTACGACGTTATGAAGAACTGCTGGCAGCTGGACACGACCACGAGGCCCTCCTTCCTGCAGCTGCGGGAACAGCTAGAACATATCAAAGCTCATGAGCTCCACCTGTGA